In one window of Buchnera aphidicola (Schlechtendalia chinensis) DNA:
- the glyS gene encoding glycine--tRNA ligase subunit beta: protein MKKTFLIEIGTEELPPKSLKNIAKSFFENMKLSLKKNNIKYEEILWFATPRRIAVKVEKMSINIPKITKKYRGPSITSAFDNSGNPTQITKHWMKKLDITINQTIRIRDKEKEWLFYEKIIDNQDIKKKLLNISDFSIKNISHIPTFMKWDKSNVQFSRPIRNIVMLLDNEVIKGEMLGLHINRSIFGHLFIKSNIKIDILNANEYPETLLKSGKVIADYSLRKNNIKKKSEEIANSIKGYIKIKDIFLEEITSLTEWPTIILANFKKKFLKLPNEVLIYIIEHQQKCFSIYDKNNNKLTNNFIIISNTASKNPKNIIFRNIKILHSRFSDAEFFLKKDKKIPLIAYQPFLKNIIFQNSLGSLFEKINRTKKLISWIIQFTHADLKSCIQATNLCKCDLATNMVFEFPDMQGIIGMCYALYNGESQNVAIAIKEHYYPRFSKDTVPKDPTSYSLALADKTDTLIGLFAIGKNSISGNSDPFALRRLTIGIIRIILENNVLINLLELLKKSLDIYVNIENKPRVLEKLKIFVLERVYFIYIKKNYTSSIIKSILSCNNMQLIDIDLRIKNIANKTNSNILKSLIKTHKRISKMLISSKETLYEKIDYKLVKEKEEIKIIELLIQIEKEIEVYLEKKDYNSILLELHKLCDPFCNFFKNIQIKSDIYSIKINRLTILKKAKNLFFKIADFSFLY, encoded by the coding sequence ATGAAAAAAACATTTTTGATAGAAATTGGAACAGAAGAACTACCCCCAAAATCCCTAAAAAACATAGCTAAATCTTTTTTTGAAAACATGAAACTATCATTAAAAAAAAATAACATAAAATATGAAGAAATATTATGGTTTGCTACGCCAAGAAGAATAGCTGTAAAAGTAGAAAAAATGAGCATAAATATACCAAAAATTACAAAAAAATATAGAGGACCTTCTATTACAAGTGCTTTCGATAATTCAGGCAACCCCACTCAAATAACTAAACATTGGATGAAAAAACTAGACATTACAATAAATCAAACAATTCGAATACGAGATAAAGAAAAAGAATGGTTATTTTATGAAAAAATAATAGATAATCAAGACATTAAAAAAAAACTTCTGAATATATCTGATTTTTCAATAAAAAATATTTCTCACATACCTACTTTTATGAAATGGGACAAATCTAATGTACAATTTTCTCGACCTATTCGAAATATAGTAATGTTATTAGATAACGAAGTAATAAAAGGAGAAATGTTAGGATTGCATATTAATAGATCAATTTTTGGACATCTTTTTATAAAATCTAATATAAAAATAGATATTTTAAATGCAAATGAATATCCCGAAACATTATTAAAATCTGGAAAAGTTATTGCTGATTATTCTTTGCGGAAAAACAATATTAAGAAAAAATCTGAAGAAATTGCTAATTCTATTAAAGGCTATATCAAGATAAAAGATATTTTCTTAGAAGAAATAACATCATTAACAGAATGGCCAACTATAATTTTAGCTAATTTCAAAAAAAAATTTTTAAAACTTCCAAATGAAGTACTAATTTATATTATAGAACATCAACAAAAATGTTTTTCTATATATGATAAAAACAATAATAAACTTACTAATAATTTTATTATTATTTCTAATACTGCATCAAAAAATCCCAAAAATATTATTTTTAGAAATATTAAAATATTACATTCTCGATTTTCTGATGCAGAATTTTTTTTAAAAAAAGATAAAAAAATACCATTAATTGCATATCAACCATTTCTAAAAAATATTATCTTTCAAAATTCTTTAGGATCTTTATTTGAAAAAATAAATAGAACAAAAAAATTAATATCTTGGATAATACAATTTACTCATGCTGATTTAAAAAGTTGTATACAAGCAACAAATTTATGTAAATGCGATTTAGCAACCAACATGGTATTCGAATTTCCTGACATGCAAGGAATAATTGGAATGTGTTATGCACTATACAATGGAGAATCACAAAACGTTGCAATAGCTATTAAAGAACACTATTATCCTAGGTTCTCAAAAGACACTGTTCCAAAAGATCCAACTTCTTATTCTTTAGCACTAGCAGATAAAACAGATACATTAATAGGCTTATTTGCTATTGGAAAAAATTCTATTTCTGGAAATAGCGATCCATTCGCTTTACGTCGATTAACTATTGGAATTATTCGGATCATTCTTGAAAATAATGTACTCATAAATCTATTAGAACTTTTAAAAAAATCGTTAGATATATATGTAAATATAGAAAATAAACCTAGAGTATTAGAAAAATTAAAAATATTTGTTTTAGAAAGAGTATATTTTATATATATAAAAAAAAATTATACCTCATCTATAATTAAATCAATATTGTCATGCAATAACATGCAATTAATAGATATAGATCTTCGAATAAAAAACATTGCTAATAAAACAAACTCAAACATATTAAAATCATTAATCAAAACACATAAAAGAATTTCTAAAATGTTAATATCGTCTAAAGAAACATTATATGAAAAAATAGATTATAAACTTGTTAAAGAAAAAGAAGAAATAAAAATAATAGAATTACTCATACAAATAGAAAAAGAAATTGAGGTTTATCTTGAAAAAAAGGACTACAACTCCATACTTCTAGAACTCCACAAGTTATGTGATCCTTTTTGTAACTTTTTTAAAAATATCCAGATAAAAAGTGATATTTATTCTATTAAAATAAATCGATTAACTATATTAAAAAAAGCAAAAAACCTTTTTTTTAAAATAGCTGACTTTTCATTTTTATATTAA
- the glyQ gene encoding glycine--tRNA ligase subunit alpha has translation MQNPKTLYQIILTLKKYWHNQNCVIIQPLDIPIGAGTFHHKTFFGTIGPEPISIAYTQASRRPSDGRYGENPNRLQHYYQFQVIIKPSPNNIQDIYIKSLKALNINLKTNDIRFIEDNWENPTLGACGQGWEIWINGMEITQFTYFQQMGGHSCNPITTEITYGLERIALHIQNKKNVYDISWSNNQKNTTYKDLFFQNELEHSIYNFEYPNSDICCKLYTIHIKEAEKLLNLSKPLILPAYEHALYGIHYFNLLDAKKTFSTTERQKYILHIRNVTKDIASKYYHFRKNLGFPLI, from the coding sequence ATGCAAAATCCTAAAACACTTTATCAAATCATTCTGACATTAAAAAAATATTGGCACAATCAAAATTGCGTAATCATTCAGCCACTAGACATACCTATAGGAGCTGGAACCTTTCATCACAAAACGTTTTTTGGAACAATTGGACCAGAACCTATTTCTATTGCATATACACAAGCATCAAGAAGACCATCAGACGGACGATATGGGGAAAATCCTAATCGATTACAACACTATTATCAGTTTCAGGTAATTATAAAACCTTCGCCAAATAACATTCAAGATATATATATAAAATCACTAAAAGCTTTAAATATAAATTTAAAAACTAACGACATACGGTTCATAGAAGACAACTGGGAAAATCCAACTTTAGGAGCATGTGGACAGGGATGGGAAATATGGATAAATGGAATGGAAATTACACAATTTACTTATTTTCAACAAATGGGTGGGCACAGTTGTAATCCTATTACTACAGAAATAACTTATGGTTTAGAACGAATTGCATTACATATTCAAAATAAAAAAAATGTATACGATATTTCTTGGAGCAACAATCAAAAAAACACTACTTATAAAGATCTATTTTTTCAAAATGAATTAGAACATTCTATATACAATTTTGAATATCCTAATTCTGATATTTGCTGTAAATTATACACAATACATATAAAAGAAGCAGAGAAACTATTAAATTTGTCTAAACCTCTAATACTTCCAGCCTACGAACACGCATTGTACGGAATACATTACTTCAACTTATTAGATGCTAAAAAAACTTTCTCTACTACAGAACGCCAAAAATATATCTTACACATTCGAAATGTTACAAAAGATATTGCTTCAAAATATTATCATTTTCGAAAAAATTTAGGGTTTCCACTTATATAA
- the nfo gene encoding deoxyribonuclease IV, whose product MKYIGAHVSTSGGLDKAVIRAKDLNARAFAIFTNNPLRWTTSTLKYESIHNFKDACKKFNYSSSQILPHSGYLINLGNPYNDNLKKSRLAFIDEINRCQSLGLKLLNFHPGSHLNKISEKDCLEKISDSINLALEQTNQVKLIIENTAGQGTNVGYSFEQLIFVINKIQDKNRIGVCLDTCHLFSSGYDLRTKTLCEKTFKSFDNVIGLNYLCGMHFNDSKSKFKSRIDRHHNLGKGNIRRLAFKWIIKNVNCEGIPIILETTDKKLWKEEIAWLNSL is encoded by the coding sequence ATGAAATATATAGGTGCACATGTTAGTACATCAGGTGGTTTGGATAAGGCAGTTATTAGAGCAAAAGATTTAAATGCAAGAGCTTTTGCTATCTTTACTAATAATCCTTTAAGATGGACTACATCTACGTTAAAATACGAAAGTATTCATAATTTTAAGGATGCATGTAAAAAGTTTAATTATTCATCATCTCAAATTTTGCCTCATAGTGGATATTTAATTAACTTAGGAAATCCCTATAATGATAATTTAAAAAAATCTCGATTAGCTTTTATTGATGAAATAAATAGATGTCAAAGTTTAGGACTAAAATTGTTAAACTTTCATCCTGGAAGTCATTTAAATAAAATTAGTGAAAAGGATTGTTTGGAAAAAATTTCTGACTCTATTAATTTAGCATTAGAACAAACTAATCAAGTAAAATTAATTATTGAAAATACAGCAGGTCAAGGTACAAACGTTGGTTATTCTTTTGAACAACTAATTTTTGTTATTAACAAAATACAGGATAAGAATCGCATTGGCGTTTGCTTGGATACATGTCATTTATTTTCTTCTGGATATGATTTGCGTACAAAAACGTTATGTGAAAAAACTTTTAAAAGCTTTGATAATGTTATAGGACTTAACTATTTATGTGGTATGCATTTTAATGATTCTAAATCAAAATTTAAAAGTCGTATCGATAGACATCATAACTTAGGAAAAGGCAACATTAGGAGATTAGCTTTTAAATGGATTATTAAAAATGTTAATTGTGAAGGAATTCCAATTATATTAGAAACTACAGACAAAAAATTATGGAAAGAAGAAATCGCTTGGTTAAACTCATTATAA
- the rplY gene encoding 50S ribosomal protein L25 — protein sequence MIIINVVRRKKEGTSSSRRLRLKNKFPAVIYRHLEPNICIELDHNEIFKIISNSNFYEKELIFIIDKIEHKVKIKSIQRHVFKSKILHMDFFKI from the coding sequence ATGATAATTATTAATGTTGTTAGACGAAAAAAAGAAGGTACAAGTTCTAGTCGTCGTTTACGCTTGAAAAATAAATTCCCGGCTGTGATATATAGACATTTAGAACCTAACATCTGTATAGAATTAGATCATAACGAAATTTTTAAAATTATATCTAATTCTAATTTTTATGAAAAAGAATTAATTTTTATAATAGATAAAATAGAACATAAAGTTAAAATAAAATCTATACAACGGCACGTGTTTAAGTCTAAAATTTTGCACATGGATTTTTTTAAAATATAG
- a CDS encoding DedA family protein: MEDWFLYLIKKSIFYSFPIVMTVAFLESLALVGLFLPGILFMAALGTLIGNGTLNFYPAWIAGFIGCICGDSISYYLGWKFKKYLNNFNLLKRNKKTLCKIQSTLNKYTVFTILIGKFVGPTRPLVPMVCGMLNISLKKFFSSSIFGCILWPPVYFFPGIIAGIAINTIKIKNNPYFKIFLIISAILIWLILWKIWKILKKNKY; encoded by the coding sequence ATGGAAGACTGGTTTTTATATTTAATAAAAAAATCTATTTTTTATTCGTTTCCTATTGTAATGACTGTAGCATTTTTAGAATCTTTAGCTTTAGTAGGTTTATTCCTTCCTGGAATTTTATTTATGGCAGCTTTAGGAACGCTGATTGGAAACGGAACATTAAATTTTTATCCAGCTTGGATAGCAGGATTTATCGGTTGTATATGTGGAGATTCGATATCATATTATCTCGGTTGGAAATTTAAAAAATATTTAAATAATTTTAATTTATTAAAGAGAAACAAAAAGACACTGTGCAAAATACAAAGTACTCTAAATAAATATACTGTATTTACAATTCTCATAGGAAAATTTGTTGGACCTACCAGACCTTTAGTACCTATGGTTTGTGGAATGCTTAACATTTCTTTAAAAAAATTTTTTTCATCTAGTATATTTGGATGTATATTATGGCCTCCAGTGTATTTTTTCCCAGGAATTATAGCTGGAATAGCAATCAACACTATAAAAATTAAAAATAACCCATACTTCAAAATTTTTTTAATTATATCTGCTATATTAATTTGGTTAATTTTATGGAAAATTTGGAAAATATTAAAAAAAAATAAATATTAA
- the rsmA gene encoding 16S rRNA (adenine(1518)-N(6)/adenine(1519)-N(6))-dimethyltransferase RsmA, with translation MAKLKYNHHIVKKKFGQNFLIDNDIINSIVYSINPKNTETMIEIGPGLGALTKHMYKYLNKLFLVEYDIDLVNRLLNYFSDVKNLKIFFKNALKFDFSHIDNKYYNSVRVFGNLPYNISVLLLLHLFKYKNIYDMHFMFQKEVANRLLAFPNTKHYGRLSIISQYFCNITHLFDVFPESFRPIPKVSSTFLRLSPYQKKKYYLKNLKSLIKVTSLAFGNRRKIIKNSLFELFSENELINLQIDPTLRAENISIEQYCRLSNCISE, from the coding sequence ATGGCTAAATTGAAATATAATCATCATATTGTAAAAAAAAAGTTTGGTCAAAATTTTTTAATAGATAATGATATTATAAATAGTATTGTTTATAGTATTAATCCAAAAAATACAGAAACTATGATAGAAATTGGTCCAGGATTAGGTGCATTAACAAAGCACATGTACAAATATTTAAACAAACTGTTTTTAGTAGAGTATGACATAGATTTAGTTAATAGATTATTAAATTATTTTAGTGATGTAAAAAATTTAAAAATTTTTTTTAAAAATGCTTTAAAATTTGATTTTTCGCATATAGATAATAAATATTATAATTCTGTACGAGTTTTTGGAAATTTACCGTATAATATTTCAGTTTTGTTGTTACTTCATCTTTTTAAATACAAAAATATTTATGATATGCATTTTATGTTTCAAAAAGAAGTAGCAAATAGATTATTAGCTTTTCCGAATACGAAACATTATGGTAGATTAAGTATAATTTCTCAATATTTTTGTAATATAACACATTTATTTGATGTTTTTCCAGAATCTTTTAGACCGATTCCAAAAGTTAGTTCTACTTTCTTAAGACTATCTCCTTACCAAAAAAAAAAATATTATCTTAAAAATTTGAAATCTTTAATTAAAGTTACTTCTTTAGCATTTGGAAATAGAAGAAAAATAATAAAAAATAGTTTATTTGAGCTTTTTAGTGAAAATGAGTTAATAAATTTACAAATTGATCCTACATTGCGTGCTGAGAATATATCGATAGAGCAATATTGCAGATTGTCAAATTGTATAAGTGAATAA
- a CDS encoding symmetrical bis(5'-nucleosyl)-tetraphosphatase, translated as MSTYFVGDIHGCYNELMKLLEKVSFNKKLDSLWVTGDLVNRGSKSLEVMRFISSLGSSARVVLGNHDLNLIATYANIKCKNFKNDIILKILESKDIDFLIYWLRKQPFLQIDKIRKIIMVHAGIHPFWNVKLSINYSQKLQYVLCGHNYTKFLKSILNSSVVRYSDDFSDELELLKFNLNVFTKMRYCYCDGTLDMKHKQSPSKDTFPMLPWFSINNESLKDYFLFFGHWASLKHNITPKNVISLDTGCCWGGTLSMFRFEDQRWFRQNSEMSVN; from the coding sequence ATGAGTACGTATTTTGTAGGTGACATCCATGGATGTTACAATGAGTTAATGAAATTATTGGAAAAGGTTTCTTTTAACAAAAAGTTAGATTCTTTATGGGTTACTGGAGATTTAGTGAATAGAGGTTCTAAATCTCTTGAAGTTATGCGTTTTATTTCTTCATTAGGTTCTAGTGCACGTGTAGTTTTAGGTAATCATGATTTAAATTTGATCGCTACTTATGCAAATATTAAATGCAAAAATTTTAAGAATGACATTATTTTAAAGATTTTAGAATCTAAAGATATAGACTTTTTAATTTATTGGTTGCGGAAGCAACCTTTTTTACAAATTGATAAAATTAGAAAAATTATTATGGTTCATGCTGGTATTCATCCTTTTTGGAATGTTAAATTATCTATTAATTACTCTCAAAAATTGCAATACGTTTTGTGTGGTCATAATTATACAAAATTTTTAAAAAGTATACTCAATAGTTCTGTAGTTAGATATTCTGATGATTTTTCTGATGAATTAGAACTTTTAAAATTTAATTTAAATGTTTTTACAAAAATGCGATACTGTTATTGCGACGGAACATTAGACATGAAACATAAACAATCGCCTTCTAAAGATACATTTCCTATGTTACCTTGGTTCTCAATAAATAATGAAAGTTTAAAAGATTACTTTTTGTTTTTTGGTCATTGGGCTTCGTTAAAACATAATATTACTCCAAAAAATGTTATTTCTTTGGATACTGGTTGTTGTTGGGGAGGAACGTTAAGTATGTTTCGCTTTGAAGATCAAAGATGGTTTCGACAAAATTCTGAAATGAGTGTTAATTAA
- the folA gene encoding type 3 dihydrofolate reductase: protein MNISIIAAISENLVIGNNNSIPWNLPKDLKWFKEKTINKSIIMGRLTWDTIKHELPMRQNIILTRKFIKNYNNVYFANSIQNAIKLAKNKKEIMIIGGGQLYSQMLSYANKLYLTKIKINIKGDTYFPKYQHIKWNKIFLENHEINEKNKYNFQFQILERSE from the coding sequence ATGAACATTAGTATTATTGCAGCAATATCAGAAAACTTAGTAATTGGAAATAATAATTCAATACCTTGGAACTTACCGAAAGATTTAAAATGGTTTAAAGAAAAAACAATAAATAAAAGTATAATTATGGGTAGATTAACTTGGGATACTATCAAACATGAGTTACCAATGAGGCAAAACATAATTTTAACTCGTAAATTTATAAAAAATTATAATAACGTTTACTTCGCTAACTCTATACAAAATGCTATCAAATTAGCAAAAAACAAAAAAGAAATAATGATTATTGGAGGAGGACAATTATATTCTCAAATGTTGTCGTATGCTAACAAATTATATTTGACAAAAATTAAAATTAACATTAAAGGAGATACTTACTTTCCAAAATACCAACATATAAAATGGAATAAAATATTCTTAGAAAATCACGAAATTAATGAAAAAAACAAATATAACTTCCAGTTTCAAATATTAGAACGATCAGAATAA
- the carB gene encoding carbamoyl-phosphate synthase large subunit: MPKRTDIKTILILGSGPIVIGQACEFDYSGAQACKSLKEVGYKIILINSNPATIMTDPDIAHVTYIEPIHWTTILKIIQKEQPNAILPTMGGQTALNCVIDLNNHGILKKYRVEIIGATIKSIKKAENRKLFEKSMKKIGLKTAKSEIVHNISEALKSIKKIGFPAIIRPSFTMGGSGGGIAYNYEEFKNICEIGFETSPSKQLLIDESLIGWKEYEMEVMRDKKDNCIVVCSIENFDPMGIHTGDSITVSPVQTLTDKEYQAMRNASILILKEIGVETGGANVQFAINPNNGKMIVIEMNPRVSRSSALASKATGFPIAKIAAKLSVGYTLDELKNDLIGSTITASFEPTMDYVVTKIPRFNFEKFSGCNDRLTTQMKSVGEVMAIGRTFQESIQKAIMGLEINASGFDQKIKNTNNTSDNIKKIHRELREAGSDRLWYIGDAIRIGMSINEIFDLTLIDKWFLAQIKELIDIETHITNIDIKNINYSYLRLLKRKGFSDLRISILTNKSEKEIRNIRHNLHLHPVYKRIDTCAAEFKSETAYMYSTWEDECESKPIHHNKKIIILGGGPNRIGQGIEFDYCCVHASLALREDGFETIIINCNPETVSTDYDTSDRLYFEPITLESILEIVRIEKPHGVIIQYGGQTPLKLAKQLDKEGVPIIGTNPNSIDKSENRKRFQKIVSALGLIQPANATVINIQDAILKSKSVEYPIMIRPSYVLGGRSMEVLYNENDLRKYFKNTVTPKNKSPILLDHYLENAIEVDVDAICDGVHTLIGGVMEHIEQAGIHSGDSACSLPAHTLSKNIQNIIRDQVKKLAFKLSVRGLMNVQFAIKKNIVYILEVNPRASRTIPFVSKSIGIALAKIAARVMTGTTLLKQGYTKEIVPSYYSVKEVVLPFNKFPGSAPILGPEMKSTGEVMGIGKNFPEAFAKAMLGAQTSIKKSGRALLSVKNSDKAKISKLAKKLIEIGFKLDATTGTAKILQDNGIQVRIVNKVNERRPHIQDRLKNGEYTYIINTSDCNQAIIDSKTICQIALQYQVHYNTTLNGAYATIMAINENPSKNVMSIQDRHKKNFK, encoded by the coding sequence ATGCCAAAACGTACCGATATAAAAACTATTTTAATACTTGGATCTGGACCAATCGTTATTGGACAAGCATGCGAATTTGATTATTCTGGAGCGCAAGCATGTAAATCTCTTAAAGAAGTAGGATACAAAATTATTTTAATTAATTCTAATCCAGCCACCATTATGACTGATCCCGATATAGCGCATGTTACATACATCGAACCTATCCATTGGACAACAATTTTAAAAATTATTCAAAAAGAACAACCAAACGCTATTCTACCCACTATGGGAGGACAAACTGCTCTAAATTGCGTTATAGATCTTAATAATCATGGAATATTAAAAAAATATAGAGTAGAAATTATAGGAGCTACTATTAAATCTATAAAAAAAGCAGAAAATAGAAAATTGTTTGAAAAATCTATGAAAAAGATAGGGCTAAAAACCGCAAAATCGGAAATTGTTCACAATATATCTGAAGCATTAAAATCAATTAAAAAAATAGGTTTTCCAGCTATAATCCGACCTTCTTTTACAATGGGAGGAAGTGGCGGTGGAATAGCATACAACTATGAAGAATTTAAAAATATTTGTGAAATAGGATTCGAAACATCTCCATCTAAACAATTACTAATTGACGAATCTCTAATCGGATGGAAAGAATACGAGATGGAAGTAATGAGAGACAAAAAGGACAATTGCATTGTTGTTTGTTCAATAGAAAACTTTGATCCTATGGGAATACATACTGGAGATTCTATTACAGTTTCTCCTGTTCAAACACTAACAGACAAAGAATATCAAGCAATGAGAAATGCATCAATATTGATATTAAAAGAAATAGGAGTAGAAACTGGAGGAGCCAATGTTCAATTTGCAATAAATCCTAATAATGGAAAAATGATAGTGATTGAAATGAATCCTCGTGTATCTAGATCATCTGCATTAGCCTCTAAAGCTACAGGTTTTCCTATTGCAAAAATTGCTGCTAAATTATCAGTAGGATATACCTTAGATGAATTAAAAAATGACTTAATAGGATCTACAATAACTGCTTCTTTTGAACCTACTATGGACTATGTAGTTACTAAAATACCAAGATTTAATTTTGAAAAATTCTCGGGATGTAATGACCGATTAACAACACAAATGAAATCTGTTGGAGAAGTTATGGCAATTGGCAGAACTTTTCAAGAATCTATACAAAAAGCTATAATGGGATTAGAAATTAACGCAAGCGGATTTGACCAAAAAATAAAAAATACTAATAATACATCAGATAATATTAAAAAAATCCATCGTGAATTGAGAGAAGCTGGATCAGATAGATTATGGTATATCGGAGATGCTATTCGTATAGGAATGTCTATAAATGAAATATTTGACTTAACACTAATTGACAAATGGTTTTTAGCTCAAATCAAGGAACTAATAGATATAGAAACTCATATTACGAACATAGACATAAAAAATATTAATTACTCGTACTTAAGATTACTAAAAAGGAAAGGATTTTCTGACTTAAGAATTTCTATTTTGACCAATAAATCTGAAAAAGAAATTAGAAATATTAGACATAATTTACATTTACATCCAGTATATAAAAGAATTGATACCTGTGCGGCAGAATTTAAAAGTGAAACAGCCTACATGTACTCTACATGGGAGGATGAATGCGAATCTAAACCAATTCATCATAATAAAAAAATTATCATTTTAGGAGGGGGTCCTAATAGAATAGGACAAGGAATCGAATTTGATTATTGTTGTGTACATGCTTCGTTAGCTTTAAGAGAAGATGGATTTGAAACTATTATAATAAATTGTAATCCAGAAACTGTATCTACTGATTACGATACTTCTGATAGATTATACTTTGAACCAATAACTTTAGAATCTATATTAGAGATTGTTAGAATAGAAAAACCTCATGGAGTTATTATACAATATGGAGGTCAAACACCTCTAAAACTAGCAAAACAACTAGATAAAGAAGGAGTCCCCATAATAGGAACAAATCCAAATTCTATTGATAAATCAGAAAATCGAAAAAGATTTCAAAAAATTGTGTCCGCTTTAGGACTTATACAACCTGCTAATGCTACCGTAATAAATATACAAGATGCTATCCTAAAATCGAAATCTGTTGAATATCCAATTATGATTAGACCATCATACGTTTTAGGTGGAAGATCCATGGAAGTACTATATAATGAAAACGATTTAAGAAAATATTTTAAAAACACTGTAACACCGAAAAACAAAAGTCCCATTCTATTAGATCATTACTTAGAAAATGCAATCGAGGTAGATGTAGATGCTATTTGTGACGGAGTTCATACTTTAATTGGAGGTGTTATGGAACACATTGAACAGGCTGGAATACATTCTGGAGATTCCGCATGTTCTCTTCCTGCACATACTTTAAGTAAAAATATACAAAACATAATTAGAGATCAAGTAAAAAAACTTGCTTTTAAACTATCTGTACGAGGATTAATGAACGTACAATTCGCAATTAAAAAAAATATAGTGTACATATTAGAAGTGAATCCTCGAGCATCACGAACTATTCCTTTTGTTTCAAAATCTATAGGAATCGCACTAGCAAAAATAGCTGCACGAGTAATGACTGGTACTACTTTATTAAAGCAAGGTTATACAAAAGAAATTGTTCCATCTTACTACTCAGTGAAAGAAGTTGTACTCCCATTCAATAAATTTCCTGGATCTGCTCCCATACTAGGACCAGAAATGAAATCTACCGGTGAAGTAATGGGAATAGGAAAAAATTTTCCAGAAGCCTTTGCTAAAGCAATGTTGGGTGCACAAACAAGCATAAAAAAATCAGGAAGAGCTTTACTTTCTGTCAAAAACAGCGATAAAGCAAAAATTTCAAAACTCGCTAAAAAACTCATAGAAATTGGATTTAAATTAGATGCTACTACAGGAACTGCGAAAATATTACAAGACAATGGGATACAAGTCAGAATAGTCAATAAAGTAAATGAAAGGAGACCGCATATACAAGATCGACTCAAAAACGGTGAATATACTTATATTATTAATACAAGCGATTGCAACCAAGCAATAATAGATTCAAAAACAATTTGCCAAATTGCATTACAATATCAAGTGCATTACAATACTACTTTAAACGGAGCTTATGCAACTATCATGGCTATTAATGAGAATCCCTCAAAAAACGTAATGTCTATACAAGATAGGCATAAAAAAAATTTTAAATAA